One genomic segment of Theobroma cacao cultivar B97-61/B2 chromosome 6, Criollo_cocoa_genome_V2, whole genome shotgun sequence includes these proteins:
- the LOC18596467 gene encoding glutaredoxin-C9 isoform X1, whose translation MQVAKKTGIPMASNIAIDSEASATMKLDNPYEIVRQLASTNAVVLFSMSGCCMCTVAKRLLFGLGVGPTIIELDHHVSGPDIQAVLFQLAADGRQPVPAVFVGGKFLGGIETLMACHINGTLVPLLKEAGALWL comes from the coding sequence ATGCAGGTGGCAAAAAAAACTGGGATTCCAATGGCGAGCAACATAGCAATAGACAGCGAGGCGTCAGCAACAATGAAGCTTGACAATCCATACGAGATAGTGAGGCAGCTGGCTTCCACCAACGCAGTAGTTCTGTTCAGCATGAGTGGCTGTTGCATGTGCACCGTGGCTAAACGCCTCCTCTTCGGGCTCGGAGTCGGCCCTACCATCATCGAGCTCGACCACCACGTCTCCGGCCCTGACATCCAAGCTGTCCTCTTTCAGCTCGCCGCCGATGGTCGACAGCCCGTTCCTGCAGTGTTTGTTGGTGGCAAGTTCCTTGGTGGCATTGAAACACTCATGGCTTGCCACATCAATGGCACATTGGTCCCTCTCCTCAAAGAAGCTGGTGCACTTTGGCTCTGA
- the LOC18596467 gene encoding glutaredoxin-C9 isoform X2: MASNIAIDSEASATMKLDNPYEIVRQLASTNAVVLFSMSGCCMCTVAKRLLFGLGVGPTIIELDHHVSGPDIQAVLFQLAADGRQPVPAVFVGGKFLGGIETLMACHINGTLVPLLKEAGALWL; encoded by the coding sequence ATGGCGAGCAACATAGCAATAGACAGCGAGGCGTCAGCAACAATGAAGCTTGACAATCCATACGAGATAGTGAGGCAGCTGGCTTCCACCAACGCAGTAGTTCTGTTCAGCATGAGTGGCTGTTGCATGTGCACCGTGGCTAAACGCCTCCTCTTCGGGCTCGGAGTCGGCCCTACCATCATCGAGCTCGACCACCACGTCTCCGGCCCTGACATCCAAGCTGTCCTCTTTCAGCTCGCCGCCGATGGTCGACAGCCCGTTCCTGCAGTGTTTGTTGGTGGCAAGTTCCTTGGTGGCATTGAAACACTCATGGCTTGCCACATCAATGGCACATTGGTCCCTCTCCTCAAAGAAGCTGGTGCACTTTGGCTCTGA